CTCAAAACATGGTGATAAGTGACATCTCGCTATCAAAACATAAAAACTCATCTTCTCTGAAAGAAATGTCTGGCAACTTGAAGGGAAAAACTAAACTGCTTAATAGATTAAATTGGTTTTGGTTGCTACTGTAGGTCTGGTTGTAATATTTAGTACCAAACAGTACTCAATTATTTCTCCCccaaacctccccccccctgcaTAGTCCATTTTCTTCATGTGGGACATCAGTCAACCCTTCATGTCAGATTTTAGTCAAAATCTCAGAGAGGTTGATATGATAAttaccaaaatgtcaatttgGTCTGGATTGACTCAGCTGCAGTATAGTAGTTTTAGATGTATGTGTAGTTAGCAGTTTACAAAATGCTGTCGGTCAAACAGAGCAATTTTACAAAATGCTGTCGGTCAAACAGAGTGGTTCACAGCCTGGCATACAGTCTCTTTGTTGACAGCTGGTCATATATGTGAATGtctttacttttacacacaaaaaaaggacACTTCCACAATACTAAATATTACCACATCTATACATATATCGGGAGGCCTGCTGTAAGTGTACAGTACTTTGACTCAGAAGCAACTACTAAGTACTAGTAAAATGTTGCTAATTTGTGTAGGCATATGTAGATACCATAGATGTATGTTTTAATGGAGGCAAGTTTTGTAGCATCAATGTTCATAAGTGTAGAAAAGTTAATTTTTGTTTCTAAAtcttttttggtgggggggaggggggaatgcTAGCATAATATATTAGTATAGGTTTGTGCATCAAAATAACTCTATAGTCTCGCAATGTACTGAAAGtttgtttatgaaaattaaaccATACCTATGgatatacagtatttatataAAAACCTAACCAGAGAAACCAAGgaatttgtcaattttctttgtcaaaaaaaacaaacacagcaTTTCTCAAAATTTGTTTTCCATCCAACATTATTATTTCAACTGAAACTTCAACTCGTCAGTGTCTTTCTTTTCAATTGCTTATAGCCAAATCTGTCGTCTTTTTCAGTGGTATAAACAATCTTTTCTTTTGAAGGGTACATGACCGTAACTTTTACCCTTCTATTatattcattttctttgaagAATTAAACTTGATAATCTTTAAATCAATATTCAAGTATCTCTGGAATCATGTCCTCTTTTTTCACCGTTCTCAAAAAACTGTGTCGGTCATAGCATTTGGAACCAGTTGTGGTAGAAACTGCACACGTTCCCCGAGTATTTTTGACACGTGAAACAGAGATCACAGTCCTCATGATTATTCCAGAACTTCCGCACCGCATACCTAGAATGCTGAGAAACAACACTACATCTTGCAGCACATCTCACTAATTCACACCAAAACACAAAAAATATCCATCTGTGTCAGCCAGCAAGAGCGTTTTCCCGAATCGTGACATCACTCTGTAGCTATAATTAGACTCGCAGTTTGTACGGTCGGCTCTCTGTACAGTCCTTTTTCGCACAAACAGCATCCCTCCGTAGGGCCCATCATAGCTCAGTGTTGACACGTACCTAGAACCTCACAGATATAACCAGCTATTTCACGGAAGACACACAGCCCTCTCCGCAATTAACTACTCGCTGCCTGTACGGAGGAGGCATATGGGTCATTCCATTTATGTGGGTACCAACAGCCTATGGCTTTAATGTCATTTTATTTACCTAGCTACACAAGAATTTATACCGCTGATGAAAATCTTTTCTATGTATTAATTTGTACAACATATTGCTCTATCTGTTAACAccatttcaagttttgaaaaaaaaacagaagttggaaaaaaataatataatataattcatGTCCCTCCTATTTTTCAGGTATTTCTGTGACATTGACATTAGTATTAAGTTTGTGTTAataattttgtatatataactTGAATGAAACCAtctgtattttatattataacAACAATGAATGGTCTTCAAGTATTATATGTCGTCATTCTTCAATTGAGTTAATTCACGCCCAAACCGAGGATACAAAATACACATCACATCGTAAATTTTCATGTCCCCACTATTTACGTATGAAACCAGCCCTTGCACTGTACTATAATACAATTTGTAAGCTTCCACTTTTGCAAAAGTGTTAGGCTGGTGATAAGATTCCCCGAAAGCAAAAACCTATAGCAATTGCCTATTATTTACAAAGCAACTTTTCAAAGCATCGGACATTTCATGATCTGATTAAAAAAATCATGTCCCGCGAAATATTTACGTCGTTGCTTTTCTAGTGTCGATGATTTGTTTAAATAAACTGTATATGACTAAATCATAAAGTGGAAACAACAGCGGAGTCTCTGTTCTCACAAGATAAACAAATGTTAGCATCACAATCTTCGACAGTGAATATTATTATCAATTGGAACTTTTATGTCCCCGCATTTACGAAGTTACGATTTTTACGTCGTGCAGTATAATCAGGTGTTAATTTTGGTAAGTTTTACGTGATTTTTTTCGCTCTTTCTAACTAATTGTTTCTTGTGAAATATAATGTTATTACAATTTGGTGAAACGATTGTGTGTTCACCGTAACTCGCATTCTAGCTCAGTTTGTGTCATGTGCAAAATGAGGGACGTCAAAATTTTACCGTCCCCGAATTACGTTGTGACAGCTTAACGCTAGGCTCGTAAGCGCGTACCTACAGCGTTGCTGTTAGGCTAGGGCAATACTAGTTCATACGTACATTGTTATTTAATAGGCCTTTTCTTATAGTCTTACGTTATAATCTGATACGACTTTGAGACTAGCCCTAGGTTATGCTTAGGcctaaattattaaaattgatgTGTGTAGATGCCTATCGACGTTCAATCTGTACAGTTAGGggcgtaggctaggcctaggcttggGGCAATATTTCACATGTGGGAGTAGGCTAATGGTATTTACCCTGTGGCTGAACATTTTTCAAGACATTTGCTGGTTAAAAGTATGTCTAGGAAATTAATGTGCCAGTGCTCTAGCTGTAAATCAATACACTTATTGCTTTGGTAACATGCAGGGGAGGGGATCCCCAAGGGTCAAGATGAGTGGGCGCACAGGTGTTATTCGTGCCTGTGAACGATTTAACAGTGCCCGTCAGCACAGAAATTGACGGTACATCAGGGCGCTACTTTTTTCACTTGGGTGGAGGGCAGGGATCGTCTCTTATTAAAGTGTTCTTTCAGGTTTAGGAATTTTAGAATGTGCAAAAATATGTTAAGATTTAATAAACCTTTttattgaagaagaaaacaaacaaagttaaATGTACCCCAGGCTGGCTTTCACCAAATATCCCCCGTTTCCATGAAAAATCCTGTGGACCAGTGGCTAGGTGTATGATCTCTTTTCTTAACCCCTTGGCAGGGGGAACCCCTCctagaaatgtttttttcccctagacctataaatattttttggaaGGCGATAAAAACATAACCAAATGTTTATTTTGTccttctgaaaatatttttcttttaaaaattattttgcccTCTCAGGATACATGGTCTGGCTATACGGgcctgttattttttttccaacagaAGGACtatatattttagaaaatatagACAGGAtaaaaccaaattaaaacaGTTTATTTCTCTTGCAGTTAATATAGTACATATCATAGAGATTGCTGTAGCTTTGATCATGCTGTTACAGTAGTTTTGTAATTTGTAATGTTGATCGGTTGGTTCTTTTTCCTCTACAGCTGATGTCAAGGTCTCTTCTCATCATGATGCTGCTGTTTCAGCCCAACCTGGTGGCGACAAAGGTGATGTGACTATCCAGCCTGACGGTAACCTGTCTAACCAGCCCAGTGTTGACTTGTCTACCCAGTCCGGCGGTGATGTGACTATCTTGCCTGATGGTGAgtttttaaatacatttgatgGGCTAACAGATACAAGCCAGGGGTGCCTAACCTGCAGCCTGCAAGCCAAACAAACTCATTAATCTTCAaataatacacacatacacatctCTATCAAGCACTTATGAGAACTATTCATTTGTCACCTCAATGTTCCTAAATTTATTGATTTCTTTGGTACATCACATATTGTTTTGTGTCCTTGCTGCCGGAGCTGGGAAAATCCCAGAAATTCTAGCGAGGAGAAAAGCAATTTCTAGCAAGGAGCCAATAACTCTTTAGCAGTagtaaattattttgaaattttcaggAATGAGCTTTTGATTTCCAGCCTTTCTTGTGGTGATAACCTTGAACTCCATCAACCATCCTCTATCATACAGGTGCTGGAGAAATTGCTGACTTGAGAGAACAtgacaatttattttataatctatgataataattttttgcattttttgtaGGTGTTGGAGAAACTTGAAGACAACGTTGTGCTAAAGTTCATGCGACTGTTTGACAGTGACACCGGCTGTTGCCACGTCTTTCCAGAAAAGGAGCAGCCATTCACCCATCCAAGGAACGACGTCATCTGTGTAGTCAAGCCTCCGGAACTCCAAAACCATCGTTCCATGAATCAATATGTTTTTGCTCCTGATGACATTCAGATAGCTCGCCGTTCTATTCATGGCAACATTTGTTTATAATAGAATCTATGCTAATTTATGATTTGAGTTTGCAAGTAACTTGATATTAGAAAAGTTTGTTTGAAGAGGCAATTAGTAGTTCTGGATGGCAAAAGTTTTTGCATTCTTTAGTTCAACATTAATTAAGGGACAttaattcattacaaatttCCATGTCCCttttatattcaaaatattcaaattacaacataaactgaacatttttatttcaaaatattcaaaatagctgaacattatttcaaaatattcaaattacaaTATTAGCTGAACATTATTAGCTGAACATTGATTAGTGCTGTTATGTGTGTTTGGCAGGCATGCAAGTGTTGTAACAAAGGTTTATATTGTTAAGAACATAAGCAGTATCATATAAAACACATTGACTTGTAACATGTTCCCCGTGTAAATGGGACACAAAAAATTTCATGTCCCTTTTACACGGGGaacatatattcaaaatattcaaatgacaacattaGCTGAACATTTATTAGTGCTGTTATGTGCATTTGACAGGCATGCAAGCTGTGTAACAAAGGTTtatattgttaagaaaataagCAGTATCATATAAAACACATTGACTTGTAACATTTTCCCCGTGTGAAGGGGACACCAAAATTTCCATGTCCCATTTACACACAGGGAACAGATATTCATGCCTgggtaaaataaaacattagctGAACATTTACCATTGCTGTTATGTGTTTATTTGTCATGAACATGGTACAACTTACTTTGTTTGTGAATATCAACGACATAGTTACCAGATATGATACATAAACCTGTTTTGTGTTCCCCCGTGTAAAGGGGACACCAAAATGTTCATGTCCCTTTTACACGGGGAACATCATTGTCAGGTTTGGTTATTTGTACCCATATTCCCTATATTACAATACTAATTAGATGAATGTTTCCAAGGAAGTTTCTATGCAACTATGCAACAATTTCAAATGCATTTTATTTGGGTTACAGCCCAAAGGGTTTAAATATAGAAAAAGATGGCCACAAAGACCAGAATATGGCGATTTCCTGCTCAAATTGCTAAAATGTAGATGTTGTTAGTATGGATTTAGTTCAAATCAACCAGAAACATTTGATGTTATGTGATAAAAGTGGTCAAAAGCCAAgtacaaaaggaaaaaaaattactctATTCgaatgatttgttttgttatggcaGAGTGGTAATCAATTCATGTCCCCATTTACACGGGGAACATGTGTCAGACATGTGGTGATGAAAAATGGTCCCATTTTAAGAAATGAGGCTGTTTgtggaaagttttttttttttcttaagaaAGTCATATTTGACCAACTTTAAAGACCATATTTAAAGAGATTTAacctttttgaaattttggtaCCAATGTCACAGGTTGGTACCCAAATAAATGGAATCACCCATATACACAAGCACGATCTCGGACACTGTTTCCGTGCTGTACTATCAAAATCCAAAATTAACTTCCTGCTCATATTTTATGTCAGCTGACAAGATTGAAATGCATATTTGGCTCTGACGTCAGACTCGAGGTTTATTTTTGTCGCAGCCAGTGTCGTTACGGAGAACACGTCAGTTTGATCGCATTCCAAATATAGCACCAGCTGCTTTCGTAATTCATTCAGATCGTATCTAAAAGTAGTGAACGAAAAACACAAAAGGGTAGAAGGTAGAGACTGGTGATTTTTCACGGTAAAGAAGTTTAGAAATTCAAATGAGCAGGAACCTTTCTATTCTTTGATTCTTTTGGGCATTATATAGActaggaaaaaaaagaaaaaaaatgtgtctCAAGTGGTTAGcagttataaaaaataaagagaaaatggaAGAGTAGATAAAAAATAAGGTGAAAACAGGGGAGATTAAGGCTGAAAGTATCTATTCCCTGGAATTGTTTTCTGATATGCTGTGTTTTCTAATTATTTGTTGTTGATTTAAAAATATCAGGAATAAGACTGATCATATGAAATCAGGACTTATACTAATAAAAACTGATGAAtaatttgcttctttttttacATTCTTAGGTCTGGATTTTCTCGGAAGGGGATCTTACTCAAGGGAATTTCCTATTTTTCATACAGTTAAACAAGACTGACACTCAAAGTTAGTTTGCCCTCTCTGTTTGTTAAGTGAGCTTTCTGTTTTTCTGTTGATTGTAATGtagaaattttaaatgttaatcaaatagtacagtatgtataagaTGTATCTTTGATACTTAACAGCGCTTCCaattttaaagggatattctggtcGTTGAAGTTGCTGGACATTTTCTACATCTTTAAAACCACAAAACTGCATCCTTAAGTGTTGTCTTAGATATGaatctttcaaatttgttgGTATTTTGTTTAATGCATCTTGCAACAGCAGAGATGAATGATGTCATTATGGCAGTTTCAATTCTACGGAAAATGTTGCTTGTTCATATAAATTCTAGTACGTTGACTTCTGCAATAagtcaaaattcaaaatgtatcacattttcCCAAGGAGAAATTCAACAAGAATATGATAATAGAATAGGTCAATCTTTGCAGGACATCTACCACATCAAACTCACAGACCAATCACAGTACTGATAACAGCTGTCTGGAAGAATCGGAGGTTTGTAGCTTAACTCCAGGTACAGTAGGTCACAGTCAATCCACCATTTCGAgtggagaaaaagaagaagctaTTTAAGATGAGCTTGTCAACTTCAGTCTTAACGGTGTGggaatttttgttattttttaaggTATTCAAGCATTAGTAAACGATCTGCCACCTAAGTATCCCATTTAACTGTTGCCGACACTCACCGATTGCCAAAACCATTACAGTACTCGAGGGCCATCGGTAGAGGAGACCTCAGACTTCATTCCTTGGTACTTTCAAGAAGAACAAGCCACAGTTTTTGAGCTCCTGACTTATTCCCTTACCTGTAGATCTTATTATTACAGTACCATTTCATGTTGGTTCAAtgttacgtatatatatatatatagcatttcaCAGAGTGATATTCTGTAAGACAGTTTAATACACTCTatccaaaagaagaaaaaatcaacTTGTGGAGATAGAATCATAAAGTGATTGACATTGACCCAACcagaacaaaatataaataaaagaatTGGTCAATGTTTTCCATCAGGTTCGGTTCCACAATGAGTGATAGGAAGGAAGTGTTGTACAGGTCATCCAGGCCTTTGTGGGTGAAGATCTGCGGTGCTGATGTACTCATCTTATGAAGATGACTGGATCATGTTGACATTGACAGGGTTGGTCAGTGGAGGTAAGTAGCATTAGTGTAGCATGGGTCTTGCTAAGAACTACACACCTGTGGATAATAAACGATGGGGAATATATATCGTGGGAGTTGGTTGTTAAAAGTTGTCCATATTCTTCTGCTGTACACAGTATCTGATGGCAGCAGAGCACCTAACAAGGGAAATTCAACAGGTTTTTTGGTTTCTTCACAAAGTACTACAGTAGATGACTTAATTGTGTAACTGCTGCGTTTTGTCAGTTTTTCGCTGTATGACAAAAACATCAAAGAGTTAatcacacctcccccccccccacccaaccctttgtttcctttttctttcttcatccTGAAGTTACCGTATAATTAATTCTTTGTTACTAGATGTCCCTTCATTCTTCTGAAACCGAGGCAAAACTTTTCCATCTAACAATGACTTTAAAGAGTAATACCGCTTTCAACAATTCGATTCCATTCAGCCCTTCtgattttatataatttatcttttcttttctttttattcacTCACAATTGTTGGTAGACAATCTGaagatttttcatttctttttttgcttTGGTAGCATCTGTTTTAAGGTTCCATTTACCATTTTTGGGGTTGATCGGTGCTACTAAAACAAATGCATTATATGTACCACTATTGTTAAAAATAGATACAATTGAACTTGTCTAATGACCCCTGAAATAATAGATAATGGCTTTGTTCTGGTTTGGTTGTATAAGTATGGGTATAACAATCTGtggtttttatcttttattacTTTCTTCTTTGGCAGAATGGTACTTTAATTCATGAAGGGTTCTTTTGGTAGCTTTTATTATATATTCGTGTTTTAACTTGGATTTTCACATGCCAGTTGCAGTTAGCTGGTTGCGTGACTTCGTTTTTAGAACCTTTCTTCTCTCTCTCAATGGGCTTCTGTTTGCTGGCTTCTGAGGCATCGATCGCCTCCGGGCAGGGcagtctttgttttttatacGGTGTATTATACTGCCTGCAGTGGTGAACAATTGTCTAAAGTCTGCTAGAGGTAACGCTGAcatgtgctatttttagattTAAAAGTATGCCGTGATTTCAGTAGTGTCATTTTGACATGGTAGTTGATATTGGTGAGTATGCCTGTCCTGGgtgtctttctttttctttattctgTATTTTACTTACCTGTCTTCACTATCAACTAGATTTTTGAACTCTCCCTGAGTCCCATTTATCTAGCACATTATGCATAGATGTATGCAATTTAAAGATTTACATACAGTCGTTCCAAGTCATTGTCTAAACTTATATCATGCATAAGATCATTTtcaaattatgaataaaatacaagTATTATCCTAACTCCATGGTGTAACAGGTAGCGTAGTATGATGTAGGTTGATTAAAGACGTAGAAGTATTACTCTGATATCCATGGTGTAACAGGTAGCTTTCTATGATGTAGGTTGATGGTGTATAAGACATAGAAGTATTACTCTGACCTCCATGGTGTAACAGGTAGCTTTCTATGATGTAGGTTGATGGTGTATAAGACATAGAAGTATTACTCTGACCTCCATGGTGTAACAGGTAGCTTTCTATGATGTAGGTTGATAGTGTATAAGACAGAAGTATTACTCTGACCTCCATGGTGTAACAGGTAGCTTTCTATGATGTAGGTTGATGGTGTATAAGACATAGAAGTATTACTCTGACCTCCATGGTGTAACAGGTAGCTTTCTATGATGTAGGTTGATGGTGTATAAGACATGGAAGTATTACTCTGATATCCATGGTGTAACAGGTAGCTTTCTATGATGTAGGTTGATGGTGTATAAGACATGGAAATACTACCCTGACCTCCATGGTGTAACAGGTAGCTTTCTATGATGTAGGTTGATGGTGTATAAGGCATGGAAGTATTACTCTGATATCCATGGTGTAACAGGTAGCTTTCTATGATGTAGGTTGATGGTGTATAAGACATGGAAATACTACCCTGACCTCCATGGTGTAACAGGTAGCTTAGTATGATGGTAGGTTGATGATGTATAAGATATAGAAGTATTACTCGACCTCCATGGTGTAACAGGTAGCTTTCTATGATGTAGGTTGATGGTGTATAAGACATGGAAGTATTACTCTGATATCCATGGTGTAACAGGTAGCTTTCTATGATGTAGGTTGATGGTGTATAAGACATGGAAATACTACCCTGACCTCCATGGTGTAACAGGTAGCTTTCTATGATGTAGGTTGA
Above is a genomic segment from Apostichopus japonicus isolate 1M-3 chromosome 5, ASM3797524v1, whole genome shotgun sequence containing:
- the LOC139967577 gene encoding uncharacterized protein; amino-acid sequence: MEARVILLSYILVINLHHRKLPVTPWRSSNTSISYTSSTYIILSYLLHHGGQGSISMSYTPSTYIIESYLLHHGYQSNTSMSYTPSTYIIESYLLHHGGQGSISMSYTPSTYIIESYLLHHGYQSNTSMSYTPSTYIIESYLLHHGGRVILLYLIHHQPTIILSYLLHHGGQGSISMSYTPSTYIIESYLLHHGYQSNTSMPYTPSTYIIESYLLHHGGQGSISMSYTPSTYIIESYLLHHGYQSNTSMSYTPSTYIIESYLLHHGGQSNTSMSYTPSTYIIESYLLHHGGQSNTSVLYTINLHHRKLPVTPWRSE